From the Cryptosporidium parvum Iowa II chromosome 2, whole genome shotgun sequence genome, one window contains:
- a CDS encoding possible MgtA, cation transport ATpase, signal peptide, 12 transmembrane domains, producing the protein MDNIFEWLLYLQKCGFFIISTVLLFHLMLAICYQIRTKHVNKGKTGLFQIVGLKKSFFGEFLRQIEIFFLIFYPFVFHVSVVAIMFYKSYTQTFESSFNWHEAVKIYARSLLTVIFCIVFLKLLKAKYGSFEQIFLVPEDLSDCEFISISFPGSCRFSKNNIWCKLFGNYYIRVLEKFPVTKLCRIIKRSEPINFFGTETDRYFEYRREKYWWYENEFTWSREILSRKAAESFPVENTDFLKVRDQVIESFGNHDKDKILEFVGTNSLGSYPLSLWKLIFSEFTSVLNIIRIMTLLDALFYSFIVWPLCWSIITFYTISWSIIKSRRNYIETEKVLTQHDWDIYRYLTGPYKPHSYSNAGSSFVLSKELFPGTVIFIDKAMRIPADLLLLNGNVVVDESCLTGEATPQCKTGGIQIAPSEFSLACDVLSNSRHLYAGSQVLEVSSTGITLAMVTRTGSATLHGTFTSGHSNANDEHGFTEGLPPLLTSNSRRDFTSESISSLGRHCDLYKSIKRNWNFTPEPLWILCFIYGTFIALTDSYTLSFEIGSIFFIVSTIIYIIPFWSTSSMSLYFNNAIKYLNSEHILTTNPKKLNQLLLVDTICFDKTGTLTVPTFSINNVHIYPIRNNTRDHLMHLAMATCNNLIFEKAGPLQLTRKNSFSCPSGSKLEQCLYNYSGFCGYKVFTFSSERLFIIPLCNRKTFLERVIELESHLILDYGASFDIQQLDNVYPKNSLEYISAVCDAVEITKRYPFDETLRSQSVAIKKYSIESELSSNLYCIRSTSMLFMKGAAEKIVELTTNYDDCSDGTSFRDWSNDILENQVAGSYILGYCYKVVNDQANSSNNTLSYKHLSSSFIPLGLAQLHSPIRPEAKLVLKLLKNGNFHCPIITGDNINSAIVVAKELGMIFNRFASCYIDLENNLVWEIENSKRKVKFSLKNKNKIRALSGIIPQQIIQDKFQIALSSDAFKLFINILNLETYAGYKRKAPDELIELSIFSKIIYNTAIFARFTPELKSMAVELLERLGMTVLMVGDGPNDIIALQKANSGLLITETIKCNGLVAPFISEIFPYGLHSVCRLVIESRGVVFAFVSMYQHIVLLGIFFVTCKTFLLWQSQAMIPAMAWLFIDIFCTLLPLLLFSFSRPKEYKIKNVNTTINHPSHDITSSHYPETCNSDCVNTRIKNLNTYAIDVNSDKYMLLVDNESPSALINKQIYNIKSHVGFHTFYTASFLSLLISLLGFFVISNRLVHFVLPKHGIERCFRYNLTIPVYLWHIRQDNIEAASSWCYISFQLVNQVWPIWLRSSSLIPMKTNILLIIWNITMNFFILFCIWMEPSRLGCILRINCDDQTSRSLPDNWIKLSSPFYGQYNNNIFPKFWKIELTFWCVFFLMLNVIISIALRTVIFKFRDFEQIKAPNPSKTTSNRTESSLNENVGT; encoded by the coding sequence ATGGATAATATCTTTGAGTGGTTACTATATCTACAAAAATGTGGattttttatcatttcAACTGTTTTGTTGTTTCACTTAATGTTGGCTATTTGTTATCAAATTAGAACAAAGCATGTAAACAAAGGTAAAACAGGGTTATTCCAAATAGTTGgtttaaaaaaatctttttttggAGAATTCCTCAGACAAATTgagatattttttttgattttttacCCATTCGTTTTTCATGTTTCTGTAGTAGCAATTATGTTTTACAAATCGTATACACAAACATTTGAGTCTTCGTTTAATTGGCATGAAGCTGTGAAAATTTATGCTAGAAGTTTATTGACTGTTATATTTTGTATTGtctttttaaaattactGAAAGCAAAATATGGATCTTTTGAACAAATATTCCTAGTACCTGAGGATCTTTCTGACTGCGAATTTATCTCTATCAGCTTCCCAGGATCTTGTagattttcaaaaaataacatATGGTGCAAATTATTTggtaattattatattcgTGTTTTGGAAAAATTTCCAGTTACTAAGCTCTGTCGTATCATTAAAAGAAGCGAGCCAATCAACTTTTTTGGTACAGAGACTGATAGATACTTTGAATACCGTAGAGAGAAATACTGGTGgtatgaaaatgaattcaCTTGGTCCAGAGAAATTTTGTCCAGAAAAGCCGCTGAAAGTTTTCCTGTAGAAAATACCGACTTTCTAAAGGTAAGGGACCAAGTTATTGAATCCTTTGGAAACCATgataaagataaaattcttgaatttgTTGGAACTAACAGCTTAGGCTCATACCCTCTTTCACTATGGAAACTCATTTTTTCTGAGTTTACCTCAGTTTTAAACATTATTCGTATTATGACATTATTAGATGCGcttttttattcatttattgTCTGGCCTCTTTGTTGGTCCATAATTACATTTTATACAATTTCTTGGTCAATTATTAAGTCCAGACGTAATTATATTGAAACAGAAAAAGTGCTTACTCAACATGACTGGGATATTTATAGATATCTTACAGGGCCATACAAGCCCCATTCATATTCAAATGCCGGTAGCTCCTTTGTTTTGTCAAAAGAACTTTTTCCTGGTACAGTCATTTTCATAGACAAGGCCATGCGGATCCCTGCTGACTTATTACTGCTTAATGGGAATGTTGTGGTAGATGAATCATGTCTTACTGGTGAAGCGACTCCACAATGTAAGACAGGTGGAATTCAAATTGCTCCCTCTGAATTTTCCTTAGCCTGCGACGTGCTATCTAATTCTAGGCATCTTTATGCTGGCAGCCAAGTTTTGGAAGTTTCATCAACTGGCATAACGCTAGCTATGGTAACAAGAACAGGATCAGCTACACTTCATGGAACATTTACCTCAGGCCATTCTAACGCCAATGACGAACATGGATTTACTGAAGGATTGCCTCCTCTCTTAACATCGAACTCAAGACGTGACTTTACTTCAGAATCAATCTCATCATTAGGTAGGCATTGCGATCTTTACAAAAgcattaaaagaaattggaATTTTACTCCAGAACCTCTTTGGATTTTGTGTTTCATATACGGAACTTTTATTGCTTTAACCGATTCATATACTTTATCTTTTGAGATCGGCTCGATATTTTTCATTGTTTCGACGATAATTTATATCATTCCTTTTTGGTCTACTTCTTCCATGTCTTTGTACTTTAACAATGCAATCAAGTATCTAAACAGTGAACATATTCTAACAACAAATcccaaaaaattaaatcagCTGCTCCTTGTAGATACAATATGTTTTGATAAGACAGGTACTTTAACTGTCCCTACgttttcaattaataatgtaCATATCTACCcaattagaaataatacaagAGACCATCTAATGCATTTGGCAATGGCTACatgtaataatttaatatttgaaaaggCAGGGCCACTACAGTTAACAAGAAAGAACTCCTTCAGCTGCCCTTCTGGGTCTAAACTAGAACAATGTTTGTATAACTACTCAGGTTTTTGTGGCTATAAAGTATTTACTTTTAGCTCTGAAAggctttttattattcccTTATGTAATAGAAAGACTTTCCTTGAGAGGGTTATAGAACTTGAATCTCATCTAATTTTAGACTACGGGGCAAGCTTTGACATTCAACAGCTTGACAATGTTTACCCAAAAAATTCacttgaatatatttctgCTGTTTGTGATGCAGTCGAGATAACGAAAAGATATCCGTTTGATGAAACACTAAGATCTCAAAGTGTAGCTATAAAGAAGTATTCGATTGAATCTGAACTTTCTTCAAACTTGTATTGTATTCGCTCTACATCTATGCTCTTTATGAAAGGTGCAGCAGAGAAGATTGTGGAATTAACAACCAATTATGACGATTGTAGTGATGGAACTAGTTTCAGAGACTGGTCTAATGATATACTCGAGAACCAAGTCGCAGGTTCATACATCCTTGGATACTGTTATAAAGTGGTAAATGATCAAGCTAATTCTAGCAATAATACTCTTTCCTATAAGCACTTAAGCTCATCTTTTATTCCTCTTGGGTTAGCCCAGCTACATTCTCCTATAAGGCCAGAAGCAAAATTAGTTCTCAAGCTGCTGAAGAATGGTAATTTTCACTGCCCTATTATTACGGGAgacaatattaattcagcAATCGTTGTTGCAAAAGAACTTGGTATGATTTTTAATAGATTTGCTTCCTGTTACATTGACCTGGAGAATAATTTAGTTTgggaaattgaaaattcaaaaagaaaagtcaaattttctttgaaaaataaaaacaaaattcgTGCATTATCGGGCATTATACCTCaacaaattattcaagataaatttcaaattgCACTATCATCGGATGCTTTCAaactatttattaatatccTTAATTTGGAAACGTATGCTGGCTACAAACGCAAAGCTCCAGATGAGCTAATTGAATTAtctatattttcaaaaatcaTTTATAATACTGCCATTTTTGCCAGATTTACTCCTGAACTGAAATCTATGGCGGTTGAACTACTTGAAAGGCTAGGAATGACTGTACTTATGGTTGGTGATGGTCCAAATGACATTATTGCACTACAGAAAGCAAACTCAGGTCTTTTAATAACAGAAACAATTAAATGTAATGGCCTTGTTGCTCCATTTATTTCAGAGATTTTCCCATATGGTTTACATTCTGTTTGTAGACTAGTAATAGAGTCTCGAGGCGTTGTTTTTGCATTTGTATCAATGTATCAACATATAGTTTTGCTTGGAATATTCTTCGTTACATGCAAAACCTTTCTCTTATGGCAATCTCAAGCAATGATACCTGCTATGGCATGGCTTTTCattgatattttttgtaCTTTACTTCCACTATTGTTGTTTTCATTTTCCAGAccaaaagaatataaaataaagaatgTGAATACGACTATAAATCATCCTTCGCATGATATTACGAGCAGCCATTATCCTGAGACTTGTAACTCAGATTGCGTCAAtacaagaattaaaaacCTAAATACTTATGCTATTGATGTGAATTCCGATAAATATATGTTATTGGTTGACAATGAAAGCCCATCAGCACTGATTAATAAACAGATATATAACATTAAGAGCCATGTTGGATTCCACACTTTTTATACTGCAAGTTTTCTATCTCTGCTCATTTCTTTACTAGGTTTTTTTGTCATTTCTAACAGACTAGTTCACTTCGTTCTCCCAAAGCATGGAATCGAACGTTGTTTCAGGTACAATTTAACTATTCCGGTTTACCTTTGGCACATTAGAcaagataatattgaagcCGCTTCGTCCTGGTGTTACATTTCTTTCCAATTAGTCAACCAAGTATGGCCAATTTGGCTACGTTCATCTTCTCTTATTCCAATGAAAACCAATATTCTTCTAATTATATGGAATATTACTAtgaattttttcattttgttTTGCATCTGGATGGAGCCGTCTCGATTAGGTTGTATTCTGAGAATTAACTGTGACGATCAAACTTCAAGATCGCTCCCAGATAACTGGATTAAACTTTCTTCACCATTTTACGGGCAATAcaataacaatattttccctaaattttggaaaattgAACTTACCTTTTGGTgtgtttttttcttaatgCTTAATGTCATCATTTCCATAGCATTGAGAACCGtgattttcaaatttagaGATTTTGAGCAAATTAAGGCTCCTAATCCCTCGAAGACTACATCCAATAGAACCGAATCCTCTCTCAACGAAAATGTTGGGACGTAA
- a CDS encoding Brf1p like coiled coil protein has translation MVAVVSSDSHKERQSNRPRFITPVSAAEKSIPVVPAPDEKTYKETTEAIRQVLNEWNIKIRGLTKMINDRSVGREAFDRKKSEFQAKLDEYQKCIENLEEERKLCMAKINEKSKEGREMKANLQSLKKSVGYKSEEEIEAKIKEIEYQLVTSTLSLKDEKKLLSQISQLKQSRPIVGRFAHMDASASSFEENSIIPLRAKISSIIEDLNKFRKQKKEVFDKLRALTADRQKALEPLRSLYDERSAMQSKVEEQHTKLRQLREEYDREMKLFMEYQSKLRALRSERVKEEKILRDLYRQRDDLRLALEQEDDPPISTEMQLVQQSLSYIQKLMESHGVIDKTSQSTKDKATLSDESKNLSASAIKGRDKDESVLLPKNQRNEEYLIPPKGKKNKRRQNSSSNNSSSAHKSLVVDFATISTFEKVDLDVPMTTDDLPKAYSLLLEKHLKLKSEFDEKFANREKRKEEILKKLGDIELKITEAGGILEDAVSSPKIEE, from the coding sequence ATGGTAGCTGTTGTATCAAGCGACTCTCACAAAGAGAGGCAGTCAAATCGTCCCAGGTTTATTACTCCTGTCTCAGCGGCTGAAAAAAGTATTCCTGTAGTTCCAGCTCCTGATGAAAAAACTTACAAAGAGACGACAGAGGCGATTCGACAAGTCCTCAATGAATGGAATATAAAGATAAGAGGACTAACAAAGATGATAAATGATAGAAGCGTGGGGAGGGAAGCTTTCgatagaaaaaaaagtgagTTCCAGGCAAAGCTAGATGAATATCAGAAATGTATTGAGAACCTTGAGGAGGAAAGGAAACTATGTATGGCTAAGATAAATGAAAAGTCTAAGGAGGGCCGTGAGATGAAGGCTAACCTTCAAAGCCTTAAAAAATCTGTAGGGTATAAGTCAGAGGAGGAGATTGAGgcaaaaattaaagagatTGAATATCAGTTGGTTACTTCCACGTTATCTCTCAAGGATGAGAAGAAGTTACTCTCACAAATTTCTCAACTTAAACAAAGCCGTCCAATAGTTGGGAGGTTTGCACATATGGATGCAAGTGCCTCATCATTTGAGGAAAACTCAATCATCCCATTAAGAGCCAAGATTAGTTCAATTATAGAAGATCTCAACAAATTTCGCAAGCAAAAGAAGGAGgtatttgataaattgcGTGCCCTTACAGCAGACAGACAAAAGGCTTTAGAACCACTTAGATCGCTTTATGATGAAAGGAGCGCAATGCAAAGTAAGGTAGAGGAACAACATACGAAACTTCGTCAATTGAGAGAGGAATACGATCGTGAAATGAAGTTGTTTATGGAGTATCAAAGTAAATTGAGAGCTTTAAGATCAGAAAGAGTTAAAGAGGAAAAAATCTTAAGAGACCTCTATAGACAACGTGATGATTTAAGGCTAGCATTAGAGCAAGAGGACGATCCTCCAATTTCTACTGAAATGCAACTTGTTCAACAGTCTCTAAGCTATATCCAGAAGCTTATGGAATCCCATGGCGTTATTGACAAGACTTCACAATCCACAAAGGACAAAGCTACCTTAAGTGATGAGAGTAAGAATCTCTCTGCTTCTGCTATCAAAGGACGTGACAAAGATGAGTCAGTACTCTTGCCAAAGAATCAGAGGAACGAAGAATATCTAATTCCTCCTAAgggaaagaaaaataagaGAAGACAGAACTCATCTTCAAATAACTCTAGCTCAGCTCACAAGTCTCTAGTTGTAGACTTTGCCACAATTTCAACCTTTGAGAAAGTTGACTTGGATGTACCTATGACTACTGATGACCTTCCTAAAGCTTATTCACTTTTATTGGAAAAACATCTTAAACTTAAAAGTGAATTTGACGAGAAATTTGCAAATCGCGAGAAGAGGAAGGAGGAGATACTCAAGAAACTCGGTGAtatagaattaaaaatcaCTGAGGCTGGAGGGATTCTTGAAGACGCAGTTTCCTCTCCAAAGATTGAAGAATAA
- a CDS encoding TrmA RNA methylase translates to IRTEMKNPAKKRAKLDKNEGSTKNCGFEYLRKKVTPLYNDSYINQLDFKNNLVRRNLGLLSKSIWKSATSKGLIPPKWCKVEKKERMTNSFSLVDFEGLIQAFPIVSIKDEDKGTIPYSYRNKYEFTIGYTNNEILDADSDISVGFVAYIDRFEPITIGVLDNSNEVDNSNDIQDTKTLEIINPCIIPIIKKTEKMVKMSSRESDFKVYSRRNRSGIWRLLLIRLSETNKEIMVTIQTTNVERIGVKNKIVDLLIEEFIDKSFEMDLIGYKIKSLYLHQSDSIVDTFDIGKLDLLHGSPQISFKIRNTELFIGPLSFFQTNTKGCETLYNEIRKVIEIKLLENLKKNENLKKKKLIILDICCGVGAIGLTLLDIFRDLGRNFKDVELIGIDCSREAINSAKKNAENIGVENAKYYTGTAESILPGFLENLPSNNLVIAIVDPPRSGLHSSVVKSLRKMAKIEYLIYVSCNVESLVKNCIELCSSYDPHTDQQEYFPVFFPECAVPVDMFPFTKHVETILYLKRYVNNPNSSVVSKSKITDNISNNPLLAR, encoded by the coding sequence attcgTACTGAGATGAAGAACCCAGCAAAAAAAAGAGCTAAGCTTGACAAGAACGAAGGTAGTACAAAAAATTGTGGCTTTGAATATCTTAGAAAGAAAGTTACTCCTTTATACAATGATTCCTACATTAATCAACTAGACTTTAAAAACAATCTAGTGAGAAGAAATTTAGGTTTACTTTCTAAAAGCATTTGGAAGAGCGCAACCAGCAAAGGCTTAATACCACCCAAATGGTGTAAGgttgaaaagaaagagagGATGACGAATAGTTTCAGTCTTGTAGATTTTGAAGGATTAATTCAAGCTTTTCCAATAGTTAGTATAAAAGATGAGGATAAGGGAACGATACCGTATTCTTACAGAAACAAATATGAATTCACTATTGGCTATACAAATAACGAAATTTTGGATGCAGATTCTGATATTTCAGTAGGATTTGTAGCTTATATAGATAGGTTTGAGCCTATTACAATTGGTGTTTTAGACAATTCAAATGAAGTAGATAATTCGAATGACATCCAAGATACTAAAACATTAGAAATCATAAATCCTTGTATTAttccaattattaaaaaaaccGAAAAAATGGTTAAGATGAGTTCTAGAGAGAGTGATTTTAAGGTTTATTCGAGGAGGAATAGGAGCGGAATTTGGCgattactattaattagGTTGTCAGaaacaaataaagaaataatggTTACTATTCAGACCACAAATGTAGAAAGGATTGGAGTTAAGAATAAAATAGTTGATTTATTGATAGAAGAGTTTATTGATAAAAGCTTTGAAATGGACCTTATAGgatataaaataaaaagtttGTATCTTCATCAGTCCGATTCTATTGTAGATACATTTGATATTGGAAAGTTAGATTTGCTTCATGGAAGCCCCCAGATTTCGTttaaaataagaaatacTGAACTATTTATTGGCCCATTGTCTTTTTTTCAAACAAACACAAAAGGGTGTGAAACCTTATACAACGAGATAAGAAAAGTTATCGAGATAAAGCTCTTGGAaaatcttaaaaaaaatgaaaatcttaaaaaaaagaaattaatcattttgGATATTTGTTGTGGGGTAGGAGCAATTGGGCTAACGTTACTAGATATTTTTCGTGATTTGGGAAGGAATTTTAAAGATGTTGAACTTATTGGAATAGATTGTTCGAGAGAAGCAATAAATTCTGCTAAGAAAAACGCTGAAAATATTGGAGTTGAAAATGCAAAATACTATACAGGTACAGCAGAAAGCATATTACCAGGCTTTTTAGAAAATTTACCATCCAATAATTTGGTAATTGCTATTGTTGACCCTCCTAGAAGTGGGCTACATTCAAGCGTTGTTAAGTCACTGAGAAAGATGGCAAAAATAGAGTATTTAATTTATGTAAGCTGTAATGTTGAGTCGCTTGTTAAGAATTGCATAGAATTATGCTCATCATATGACCCACATACCGATCAGCAAGAATATTTTCCCGTGTTTTTTCCAGAATGCGCAGTCCCCGTAGACATGTTTCCTTTTACGAAACACGTTGAGACTATCTTATACTTAAAAAGATATGTAAATAATCCCAATTCATCAGTAGTTTCAAAAAGCAAAATAACAGATAACATTAGCAATAACCCGCTACTAGCTAGGTAG